In one window of Holophagales bacterium DNA:
- a CDS encoding integration host factor subunit beta — protein MERDTQGVSRAEGTTTKADLVENVARAAELTKKQAEAVVESVFQGIIASLRAGQKIELRGFGSFKLRQRGARVARNPKKSGVKVHVPPKLVPYFKPGKKLKELINEEAPVPEVASRASSALPEE, from the coding sequence ATGGAACGCGACACCCAGGGCGTCAGCCGGGCTGAGGGGACGACCACGAAGGCCGACCTCGTGGAGAACGTCGCCCGCGCCGCCGAGCTGACGAAGAAGCAGGCGGAAGCGGTCGTCGAATCGGTCTTCCAGGGGATCATCGCCTCGCTGCGCGCCGGTCAGAAAATCGAGCTTCGCGGTTTCGGGAGCTTCAAGCTCCGGCAGCGCGGCGCCCGCGTCGCGCGCAATCCGAAGAAGAGCGGCGTGAAGGTCCACGTGCCGCCGAAGCTCGTCCCCTACTTCAAGCCGGGGAAGAAGCTCAAGGAGCTCATCAACGAGGAGGCGCCGGTGCCCGAGGTGGCCTCGAGGGCGTCCTCGGCGCTCCCGGAGGAATGA